The following is a genomic window from Cloacibacillus sp..
ATAAAATACCTCAACGCCGACGGGGAATCCTTTTTGCCGATCCTCGATAAATGGCTGGCGAAATCAAAGCCGCTTTCGGAGGATTGGAAGAAGATTCGCGACCTCCAACTGCAGATCATGGAGAATGCGGAACAGCGGAATCCGTTCTCGGCCGAAAATGTGTTGGAGAGAAACCGGGAACGAATAGCGCGCATGAAATCGCTCGAAGAGCAATCCAAGCGGCTGCGCGAGGAAGAATACAACAACTATGGGTGGCAAAACGCGCAAGGGCTCATGAGCGACACGGACTATATCAACAAACTCAAGGAACGCTTTGCTAACCTCTCAGATCAATTCAAGGCGACCGGCGGCAGCATCGAAAACTTTTTGCAGTGGCCGCCGGAGTTGCAGAAGGCTTTCAGCGATTTGCAGAGTGCGGGCAGCAGCGAATTTGCAAAATCGCTCGACCTGTTAAAAAACCGGTTTGAAAGCGGTAAAATCAGCGGCACGCAGTATAAAGCCGCGATCGAGCAGCTAAAAACACAATTTGCGGATATGCCGATCGTAATCAAACTGGCCGACGACGCACTCAAGGCCTACGAAAACAGCATGAATAAATTCCCGACGGCCGCGCAGCAGGCAACAAGCGCGTGGGACAGCGCGCGCGAGGGGCTCAACGCCGTGCCCGCGGGCATCGGCAACGCGTTTGAGAGCGCCATTCGCGGCACCGAATCACTCGGCGAAGCTATGTTGGNNNNNNNNNNCGCCACAGCGTTGGTCATGCGGGCGCTTTTTGGCGGCGGCGAGGGCGGTGGCTTTTTCGGCTCCGGCGGCGGGTTTTTTGGAATGCTGGGGCTGAAATTCCACAGCGGCGGCACCGTAGGCGCCGGCGGCACGCCGACGCTGGTAAGCCCCTCCGTATTTGCCAACGCGCCGCGAATGCACGGCGGCGGCATCGCGGGGCTGCGCTCCGATGAGGTGCCGGCCATCCTGCAGCGCGGCGAGGTCGTCCAGCCGAAAAACGCGCGAGCAGGAGGAGCGGCCGCCGGCGGCGACAACTACCAGATCACGATTCAGGCGATAGACGCGTCGAGCTTTGTTAAAATGCTCCAAAACAACAAAGGCACAATTGAAAGCTTAATAGTTAACGGCCTGCAGCGGGGCGGATCTCTGCGCATGGCCGTAAAGGGGGCGGTGTAAATGGCAACACCAGTTTTTACATGGGAGCCCGATTTCACGTGGCAGCCGCAGTATCGCCGCCGCGTGAATATCACCACCTTTGAGAGCGGCAAAGAGCAGCGCAGCGACCGCGGGGCCGCGCCGCGCGAGTGGGCGTTGACCTTCACCGGCAGCGCCGCGACGCTCGCCGAGATAGAGACATTTTG
Proteins encoded in this region:
- a CDS encoding phage tail protein yields the protein MATPVFTWEPDFTWQPQYRRRVNITTFESGKEQRSDRGAAPREWALTFTGSAATLAEIETFWNARKGPVESFLWTPPGAISAITVRFKDDTLKSDRAGMRHGKIELTLREIL